AAAACTTAAAAAGATGCGGTTTTGTTGTAAGTAAGAAAACTGGAAATGCTGTTTGTAGGAATAGATTGAAAAGACTATTCAGGGAATATTATCGTAAATATGAAGAGCAAATAAAAGATAATTATGATATAATATTTGTGGCAAAAAGAAATGCTGGAGAAAAAGTTAAAACTTTAAAATATCAAGATATAGAAAAAGATCTTTTAAAAGTTATGAATCATAATAAGCTTTTCAAAAATCAAGGAAAATAAACTATGAAAAAAATTATACTTTTATTAATTAGATTTTATCAAAAGTATATATCAATATTTTTGGGAAAAAACTGCAGGTTTATTCCCACATGTTCGGCATACACATATGAAGCTATTGAGAGATTTGGAGTCTTAAAAGGGGGATTTTTAGGTATAAAAAGGATATTAAAATGTCATCCTTGGCATCCTGGAGGATTTGATCCAGTCCCTAAAAAAAATAAAAATATTCAGGAGGATAAATGAGTTATATTTATGGTTTGTT
The genomic region above belongs to Fusobacterium varium and contains:
- the rnpA gene encoding ribonuclease P protein component — protein: MNNLKKDREFQLIYNSGRKSFGYYSLIFFKKNDQNLKRCGFVVSKKTGNAVCRNRLKRLFREYYRKYEEQIKDNYDIIFVAKRNAGEKVKTLKYQDIEKDLLKVMNHNKLFKNQGK
- the yidD gene encoding membrane protein insertion efficiency factor YidD — encoded protein: MKKIILLLIRFYQKYISIFLGKNCRFIPTCSAYTYEAIERFGVLKGGFLGIKRILKCHPWHPGGFDPVPKKNKNIQEDK